One window of Nitrospirota bacterium genomic DNA carries:
- a CDS encoding ChaN family lipoprotein yields the protein MLRRYSLYFILLTLCACSTVPKHFVAVDSGTDFPLDETLKQIEDQRVIFVGELHADKASQEVEFQVIKHIHNMRKDLSIAVEIFPASRQDILDRWIGGYLGKKDFEDLFRNTVRLPFDAYEDIFDFARIMGIPVIGIDADKALIANASKNGVKTVHQELLQKIKFSDCSANPEYAGVLGYFREREYHQSGMPFLCDGQRLRDAIMAFNISKILNKDDNSTVVVLTGMMHASKIAVPHMLQKHVEVPFKSLMPAKIRDMINRDPDSQVADYIWY from the coding sequence ATGCTGAGAAGATACTCTCTTTACTTCATCCTGCTGACATTATGCGCCTGCTCCACTGTTCCTAAACATTTTGTGGCTGTTGACTCCGGGACTGATTTCCCTTTAGATGAAACCCTCAAACAGATCGAAGACCAGAGAGTCATATTTGTCGGAGAGCTTCACGCGGACAAAGCCAGCCAGGAAGTTGAGTTTCAAGTCATTAAGCACATTCATAACATGAGAAAGGACCTCTCGATAGCCGTAGAAATATTCCCAGCCTCCCGGCAGGATATACTTGATAGATGGATCGGGGGTTATCTCGGTAAAAAAGATTTTGAGGATTTGTTCAGGAACACTGTGCGCCTGCCTTTTGATGCATATGAGGACATATTCGATTTTGCCAGGATAATGGGCATTCCAGTCATTGGCATCGATGCTGACAAGGCGCTAATTGCCAATGCATCAAAGAATGGCGTAAAGACCGTTCACCAGGAGCTCCTTCAAAAAATAAAATTCTCTGATTGCTCCGCAAATCCCGAATATGCCGGGGTACTGGGATATTTCAGGGAGCGGGAATACCACCAATCCGGGATGCCCTTTCTCTGCGACGGGCAGCGCCTGAGGGATGCGATCATGGCATTCAATATCTCAAAAATTCTTAATAAGGACGACAACTCCACGGTGGTGGTACTCACGGGAATGATGCACGCGTCAAAGATCGCCGTTCCACACATGCTTCAAAAGCATGTGGAAGTCCCTTTTAAATCGCTCATGCCGGCCAAAATCCGGGACATGATAAACAGGGACCCTGATTCACAAGTCGCCGATTACATCTGGTATTAG
- a CDS encoding tetratricopeptide repeat protein, translating into MPAENYKKWTVAVVLILIIGMVIFAVTTSNHKSETPAVDSAQRKTAPSGPLTDSMTQPPVQLDKLPEDPKELALLGDKYFESGRYDVAVQIYEKTLQKNPDDVDTYNDMGLALHYLKRSNDAINALKKGTQIAPSYQRVWLSLGFILMSTGRNDEAKTALRKAAELNPQTDMGQEAMRILGSLK; encoded by the coding sequence ATGCCAGCTGAAAATTATAAGAAGTGGACAGTTGCCGTTGTCTTAATATTGATAATCGGCATGGTCATCTTTGCCGTTACCACATCAAACCATAAGTCAGAAACACCCGCAGTTGACAGCGCGCAAAGAAAAACTGCTCCGTCCGGGCCGTTAACGGATTCAATGACGCAGCCTCCTGTGCAACTGGATAAATTGCCTGAGGACCCGAAAGAACTTGCGCTGCTTGGCGACAAATATTTCGAAAGCGGCAGATATGATGTTGCTGTTCAAATTTACGAAAAGACCCTGCAAAAGAACCCTGACGATGTTGATACCTATAATGATATGGGCCTTGCCCTTCATTACCTGAAAAGGTCTAATGATGCGATAAATGCCTTAAAGAAAGGGACACAGATTGCGCCGTCCTATCAGAGGGTATGGTTGAGCCTCGGCTTTATCCTTATGTCAACGGGTAGAAATGATGAGGCAAAAACTGCTTTAAGAAAAGCTGCTGAGCTGAATCCCCAAACCGATATGGGACAGGAAGCTATGCGGATACTCGGCTCTCTGAAATAA
- a CDS encoding phosphomannomutase, translating into MSQTFNNAASCWKAILADASKNRGLLPVIEKFARENTAPTKVVFGTSGWRGEIGTDYTFNNVRIVTSAIIRMFKENGPSVMQAMGVEGFEEIKKKGVIVGHDNRFLGRDFAMEVIGLLQKEGIKTWYAGEAATPEFSAGIEMLKAACSINLTPSHNPSNYGGFKFNPSDGGPAGPEITSRIEEIANSMMNEAPVLKTVQPQQIEKIDLTDLYIKFISERKTLDIQKIRDFVKQEDCVICVDNVHGATRGRIQRIIGDSGKIKYLRTEDDYLFGGVAPEPSDKNMAGIEKVMKESPAKFKLGVILDPDGDRIRHADAKMKIPMNYFGAMALHFLHVHKGFPGVAVKSVGTSNLVNAVTKKLGIPLRETKVGFKNFRPYMIKNAPERAIVVFEESDGISGYNHTLEKDALFGILLAIEMLAVTGKNLSDYLNDIMDEFGHYYPDRSGIEVDRALAGEPLLKKLSVIREHYKEGTAVDINGTRRTVKDVITVDGTKLVFDDGSWLMIRPSGTEPKVRFYIEARTEDGKKAVFATAERMTRKAIGI; encoded by the coding sequence ATGTCTCAAACTTTTAATAATGCCGCCTCATGCTGGAAGGCGATATTGGCCGATGCTTCAAAAAACAGGGGGCTGCTGCCGGTCATTGAAAAATTCGCGCGTGAAAATACCGCCCCGACAAAGGTGGTATTCGGCACATCCGGCTGGAGGGGAGAGATAGGCACTGATTACACTTTCAATAATGTAAGGATCGTGACCTCAGCGATTATCAGGATGTTTAAAGAGAACGGGCCTTCTGTCATGCAGGCGATGGGGGTTGAGGGTTTTGAAGAGATTAAAAAGAAGGGCGTCATTGTTGGCCATGACAACAGGTTTCTTGGCAGGGATTTCGCGATGGAGGTCATCGGGCTTCTTCAAAAGGAAGGAATAAAAACCTGGTACGCCGGCGAGGCTGCCACGCCTGAATTTTCAGCGGGCATCGAGATGCTGAAGGCCGCGTGTTCGATCAACCTTACCCCTTCTCACAATCCGTCAAATTACGGCGGTTTTAAATTCAATCCCTCTGACGGAGGCCCGGCAGGCCCTGAGATCACGTCAAGGATCGAAGAGATCGCCAACAGTATGATGAACGAAGCGCCTGTGCTTAAAACAGTTCAGCCCCAGCAAATTGAGAAGATAGACCTCACGGACCTGTATATCAAATTCATATCAGAGAGGAAGACCCTCGACATTCAGAAGATACGGGATTTCGTGAAACAGGAAGACTGCGTCATCTGCGTTGACAACGTTCACGGCGCTACAAGGGGACGGATCCAGAGGATAATCGGGGACAGCGGTAAAATAAAATATCTGCGGACCGAGGACGATTATCTTTTCGGCGGTGTTGCACCTGAGCCTTCCGATAAAAACATGGCTGGGATTGAAAAAGTCATGAAGGAAAGTCCGGCAAAATTCAAACTCGGCGTCATTCTCGATCCCGACGGCGACCGGATACGCCATGCGGATGCGAAGATGAAGATCCCCATGAATTATTTCGGCGCTATGGCGCTGCATTTCCTCCACGTGCACAAAGGCTTTCCGGGCGTAGCGGTCAAGTCTGTGGGAACAAGCAATCTCGTCAACGCTGTTACAAAGAAGCTCGGCATCCCGCTCAGGGAGACAAAGGTAGGATTTAAAAATTTCCGGCCGTACATGATCAAGAATGCTCCTGAGAGGGCGATTGTTGTCTTTGAGGAATCAGACGGTATTTCAGGATACAATCACACGCTGGAAAAGGACGCCCTGTTCGGCATCCTGCTCGCAATTGAAATGCTGGCCGTCACCGGAAAGAACCTGAGCGATTATCTAAATGACATCATGGATGAATTCGGACACTACTATCCCGACCGTTCTGGAATTGAAGTTGACAGGGCCTTGGCCGGGGAACCGCTTCTGAAAAAACTCTCCGTGATCAGGGAACACTATAAAGAAGGAACAGCGGTTGATATAAACGGGACGCGGCGGACCGTTAAAGATGTCATAACCGTGGACGGCACCAAACTGGTCTTTGACGACGGCTCGTGGCTCATGATCCGTCCCTCAGGCACAGAGCCCAAGGTAAGATTCTATATTGAAGCCAGGACAGAGGATGGGAAGAAGGCCGTGTTCGCTACAGCGGAGAGAATGACCAGAAAGGCGATTGGAATTTAG
- a CDS encoding RNA methyltransferase has product MTKNRMYLYGKNSIWERLKADPQSIRRIFVQDNFDAPHIMKLMKSEAIPVTKVTEKDLLKIKRADRLQGIVAEVNKYAYTPFEKLLGLPEKERLSFIFLDSLNDPHNLGSIMRIAACFGGFALVIPQHSSCEVNETVIHVASGGENFVPVSLVTNLTTTLIEAKKAGYWAVGTVVEGGEDINRVSLPFPICLVLGSEGTGLRYGIQKHLDLKITLPMRGAQLSFNVAMSCAIFAHEIAKQRIK; this is encoded by the coding sequence TTGACTAAAAACAGGATGTATTTATACGGGAAAAATTCAATCTGGGAGAGGCTGAAGGCCGACCCTCAAAGCATAAGAAGAATATTCGTGCAGGACAATTTCGATGCCCCGCATATTATGAAGCTCATGAAAAGTGAAGCCATTCCAGTTACTAAAGTGACTGAGAAAGATTTGCTTAAGATCAAACGCGCAGATCGCCTGCAGGGCATTGTCGCCGAGGTAAACAAATATGCCTACACTCCTTTTGAGAAATTATTGGGCCTCCCAGAAAAAGAACGTCTGTCATTTATATTTCTGGACAGTCTGAACGACCCTCACAATTTAGGTTCGATCATGAGGATTGCCGCGTGTTTCGGCGGGTTCGCTCTTGTCATCCCTCAGCACAGCTCCTGCGAGGTCAACGAGACAGTCATACACGTTGCCTCCGGCGGTGAAAATTTCGTCCCTGTATCCTTGGTGACAAATCTTACGACAACTCTTATAGAGGCAAAGAAGGCGGGCTACTGGGCTGTTGGCACTGTCGTTGAAGGCGGAGAGGACATCAATAGAGTCTCTTTACCGTTTCCGATATGCCTGGTATTAGGCTCGGAGGGGACAGGCCTCCGCTATGGCATCCAGAAGCACCTTGATCTGAAGATCACACTCCCGATGAGAGGCGCTCAGCTTTCATTCAACGTCGCCATGTCCTGCGCGATCTTCGCCCACGAGATAGCAAAGCAGAGGATTAAGTAG
- the htpG gene encoding molecular chaperone HtpG: MTKTNLEFKTEVKELLDLMIHSLYSHKEIFLRELISNASDAIDRARYESLTNSGIMENDAGWKIKITADKAAGTLTVSDNGIGMTKAEMITAIGTIAHSGTREFLAALKSKEVKDNPELIGQFGVGFYSAFMVADKVTVISRKAGIDSKSGVMWESVADGTFTIEDVEKEKKGTDVILHLKQDEKKYLDEWEIRDVIRKYSDYIEHPVVMDIEREKESDLKKGEKVKVREEETLNSGKAIWLRDKSSITEDEYNEFYKHVSHDFTDPAKVIHFKAEGTSEFNALLYIPSVMPFNIYYKDYKIGPALYVKRVQIMDHCEQLVPLYLRFVKGVVDSSDLPLNVSREMLQHNRQVEIINKNITKKVFDTLAEMKKNEYEKYLTFFKEFGRILKEGIHYDFSRKEAIADLLLFQSTQKPADTYTTLQEYIAGMKEGQEDIFYITGTSRDEVMKSPYLEAFNAKGYEVLVMLEEVDDIIMSNLHEYKGKKIKSVIKGDIKLEKSDEKTEEAKKKFSVLLELIKNQLKDEVKDVRLSGRLKDTACCLVADEEGMAPEVEKLLRQMGQTVPESKRILEINPSHPLFEAMNKLFEKDQKSVALEEYIKLLYGQALLLEGSKPKDPAAFASAITRLMVKDAERAT; this comes from the coding sequence ATGACAAAGACGAATCTTGAATTCAAGACAGAGGTCAAAGAGCTTCTTGACTTAATGATCCATTCCCTTTATTCCCACAAGGAGATATTCCTGAGGGAGCTTATCTCCAACGCGTCTGACGCGATTGACAGGGCGCGCTACGAGTCTCTGACAAACAGCGGCATCATGGAAAACGATGCCGGATGGAAAATAAAAATTACGGCAGACAAAGCTGCCGGGACACTGACGGTGAGCGATAACGGCATCGGCATGACAAAAGCAGAAATGATCACGGCGATTGGGACAATTGCCCACTCTGGGACCAGGGAATTTCTTGCCGCATTGAAGAGCAAGGAGGTAAAAGACAACCCTGAACTCATCGGACAGTTCGGCGTGGGATTCTATTCCGCATTCATGGTTGCTGATAAAGTCACTGTCATCTCAAGGAAGGCAGGCATTGACAGTAAAAGCGGTGTCATGTGGGAATCCGTTGCCGATGGGACCTTTACAATTGAAGATGTGGAGAAAGAGAAAAAAGGAACGGACGTCATCCTGCACCTCAAACAGGATGAAAAAAAATATCTTGATGAATGGGAGATAAGGGATGTCATCAGAAAATATTCAGACTACATTGAGCACCCCGTTGTCATGGACATCGAACGGGAAAAGGAAAGCGACCTGAAAAAAGGCGAGAAGGTCAAAGTCAGGGAAGAGGAGACTTTAAATTCAGGAAAGGCCATCTGGCTCAGAGACAAATCCTCTATCACTGAAGACGAATACAATGAATTTTACAAACACGTCAGCCATGATTTTACAGACCCGGCAAAAGTAATTCACTTTAAGGCGGAAGGGACTTCTGAATTCAACGCGCTTCTTTATATCCCGTCAGTAATGCCGTTTAATATTTACTACAAAGACTACAAGATCGGCCCCGCCCTCTATGTAAAGAGGGTCCAGATAATGGACCACTGCGAGCAGCTGGTCCCGCTCTACCTGCGGTTTGTAAAGGGCGTGGTCGATTCATCGGACCTGCCGTTGAACGTATCAAGAGAAATGCTCCAGCATAACAGGCAGGTTGAGATTATAAACAAGAACATCACTAAAAAGGTGTTCGACACGCTTGCCGAGATGAAGAAGAATGAATATGAAAAGTACCTCACGTTCTTCAAAGAATTCGGCAGGATTTTGAAGGAAGGCATCCATTATGACTTTTCAAGAAAGGAAGCCATCGCCGACCTGCTCCTGTTTCAGTCTACACAAAAACCCGCTGACACGTACACAACACTTCAGGAATATATCGCGGGCATGAAAGAGGGGCAGGAAGATATTTTCTATATCACAGGTACCTCGCGTGACGAGGTTATGAAATCGCCGTACCTTGAGGCCTTCAATGCCAAAGGCTATGAAGTGCTCGTCATGCTTGAAGAGGTTGACGATATCATAATGAGCAACCTGCACGAGTATAAGGGCAAGAAGATAAAATCCGTCATCAAAGGCGACATCAAACTTGAGAAGTCCGACGAAAAAACAGAAGAGGCGAAAAAGAAATTCAGCGTGCTCCTTGAGCTTATCAAAAACCAGTTGAAGGACGAGGTGAAAGACGTCAGGCTCTCAGGCAGGTTGAAAGACACCGCCTGCTGTCTTGTTGCCGATGAAGAAGGCATGGCCCCCGAGGTGGAAAAACTTCTCAGGCAAATGGGGCAGACTGTCCCCGAAAGCAAGCGGATACTTGAGATCAACCCGTCGCATCCCCTATTCGAGGCGATGAACAAGTTATTTGAAAAAGACCAGAAGAGCGTTGCCCTCGAAGAATATATAAAACTCCTCTACGGCCAGGCGCTCCTGCTTGAAGGCTCAAAGCCCAAAGACCCGGCAGCTTTTGCAAGCGCAATTACAAGGCTGATGGTAAAAGACGCGGAGAGGGCTACTTAA
- a CDS encoding radical SAM protein, whose translation MKIALIIPRNSSADEKSFYDLKFVSAFLLSKKSFSYLLAVPTLTALTPPEHEVRVFDENIEDIDYDWAPDLAGITVRTMFANRAYIISENFRKRGVRTVLGGIHPSMCPDEALQYCDTVVIGEAEEIWQKLLADAKNGNLERTYKAGRTVDLTAFPVPDRSALSADRYLANIVQTTKGCPFHCEFCSVHAFDGQRIRNKTIAQVIEEIKTLSGPVAGYKKKSIFFADDNIIANKKFASELFTALRPYKLNWSCQASINISKEDELLALMKESGCGAILIGLESISEKNLSRMDKGINRKHDFAEAIKKIQSYGILVQGSFILGYDFDTLSSFDELMDFIDSSRLLMPLINILTPFPGTKLFSRLEKEGRIIHKDWSKYDAKNVVFSPSLLTPEELLEGHRRVIRHVYSFDSIYNKLTYYWGIDFWKHSNEKDPIKFKYRLLFAVRLFSLLFSLNLKRSRFLLRILPKVFQKRVRISTVLTLMAYNDYAYTS comes from the coding sequence ATGAAAATAGCGTTGATTATTCCAAGGAACAGTTCCGCAGACGAAAAGAGTTTTTACGATCTGAAATTTGTTTCCGCGTTCCTGCTTTCAAAAAAAAGCTTTTCATATCTTCTGGCTGTTCCCACGCTAACTGCTTTAACTCCGCCTGAACACGAGGTAAGGGTCTTTGATGAAAACATAGAAGACATTGATTATGACTGGGCGCCGGATTTAGCCGGGATAACTGTCAGGACAATGTTTGCTAACAGGGCTTACATCATATCCGAGAACTTCAGGAAAAGAGGCGTCAGGACTGTGCTGGGAGGCATTCACCCGTCAATGTGCCCTGACGAGGCCCTCCAATACTGCGATACGGTAGTGATCGGAGAGGCTGAAGAGATCTGGCAAAAACTTTTAGCGGATGCCAAGAATGGAAACCTGGAAAGAACATATAAAGCCGGCAGGACAGTTGATCTGACGGCCTTCCCTGTCCCGGACAGGTCAGCCCTTTCAGCAGACAGATATCTCGCCAATATTGTCCAGACGACAAAGGGGTGTCCCTTTCATTGCGAATTTTGCTCTGTTCATGCCTTTGACGGGCAGAGGATCAGAAACAAAACAATTGCACAGGTCATCGAGGAGATCAAGACGCTAAGCGGTCCGGTTGCAGGCTATAAGAAGAAGTCCATATTCTTTGCCGACGACAATATCATCGCAAATAAGAAATTTGCAAGTGAACTGTTTACAGCCTTAAGACCGTACAAGCTCAACTGGTCGTGCCAGGCGTCAATTAATATTTCAAAAGAAGACGAGCTTCTTGCATTGATGAAAGAGAGCGGGTGCGGCGCGATACTGATCGGGCTTGAGTCCATATCTGAAAAAAACCTGTCCCGCATGGACAAGGGGATCAACCGGAAGCATGATTTTGCGGAAGCGATAAAGAAGATACAGTCCTACGGGATACTGGTCCAGGGGTCTTTCATCCTGGGGTATGATTTTGATACCCTATCATCTTTTGATGAGCTTATGGACTTTATCGACAGCTCAAGGTTGTTGATGCCGCTGATAAATATCCTCACGCCGTTTCCGGGCACAAAGCTGTTCAGCCGCCTTGAAAAAGAAGGAAGGATCATCCATAAGGACTGGAGCAAATACGACGCAAAGAACGTTGTTTTTTCCCCTTCCCTGCTGACGCCGGAAGAACTCTTAGAGGGACACCGGAGAGTGATAAGACACGTTTACTCATTTGATTCCATATATAACAAGTTGACGTATTACTGGGGCATCGATTTCTGGAAACATTCCAACGAGAAAGACCCTATAAAGTTTAAATACCGTCTTCTATTTGCCGTCAGGCTTTTCAGCTTGCTGTTTTCCCTCAACCTGAAAAGGTCCCGGTTTCTTCTCAGGATACTGCCGAAGGTTTTTCAAAAGCGGGTAAGGATATCAACGGTCCTGACATTAATGGCATACAATGACTATGCGTATACGTCATGA